The Methanofollis fontis nucleotide sequence CTCTCCAGTGAGGGGAAAACACCCCCCTAATAACGAGATCCCACCCTGATGGGCAGCGCATACGCTCAAAGATCGAGCAACGCATGGATCAGGGGTTTTTGAGCCGGGATCTCGTGGGTGATGACGTCCCAAACGATCTCCCAGTCCACACTGAAATAGGCATGGATCAGGCGGTCCCGCATCCCGGCCATTGCTTTCCAGGGGACCTCCGGATGCAACTCCCTGAAAGACGGGGGGAGGTTCTTTGCCGCCTCGCCGATCACTTCGA carries:
- a CDS encoding HepT-like ribonuclease domain-containing protein, with the protein product MEEQCGAIAFDDLVHDEVLKRSVLRSIEVIGEAAKNLPPSFRELHPEVPWKAMAGMRDRLIHAYFSVDWEIVWDVITHEIPAQKPLIHALLDL